A single genomic interval of Methanomassiliicoccus sp. harbors:
- the lysS gene encoding lysine--tRNA ligase, which yields MHWADVEANTLLEKGDIHLINTGITPSGTLHVGTLREAITAEAVRKAVAKKGANVRMIYLVDSWDPLRKRYPFLPESFEAEVGRPLAYIPCPCGEHKNYAQHYIQPFLDSIKELGIHCDVLWTHEQYEQGKFAEVIDMAITKKDLVVQILKEVSGRDVPKDFYPYTPRCEKCGRLTHAKVEGYEFPFVSYRCACGHSGKADIRKADGKMPWRVEWAAKWKVFGVTCEPFGKDHAAAGGSYDTGVRLAKEVFGIDPPHPIPYEFVQLKGKGQMHKSTGSTVTGVDALRITPASVMNYIVLRVNTNRHIDYDAGLGILDMVDEYDRVENMYYCGGCEERDKDLLRAYELSQPEGPRSKLPLQVPYRHLVSLVQITDGFEGVLSVLRRMGAVDDSVSPEDMGILKQRVDCVRYWLSSFAPDEVKFAVCQAMPDCQLTEQEKTFLRDLLVAMESVEWKGESIHDAMYGCAKAAAIGARGGFQTLYRIFCDQKQGPRLGFFLSTLDRDFVLGRIREAGN from the coding sequence ATGCACTGGGCAGACGTTGAGGCCAACACTCTTCTGGAAAAGGGCGATATCCATCTGATCAACACTGGGATCACTCCATCGGGGACCCTGCACGTAGGGACCTTGAGGGAAGCGATCACTGCGGAGGCGGTGAGGAAGGCGGTCGCCAAGAAGGGAGCCAACGTCCGCATGATCTATCTCGTCGATTCCTGGGACCCCCTCCGTAAGAGGTATCCCTTCCTGCCGGAGAGCTTCGAGGCTGAGGTCGGACGACCGCTCGCCTACATCCCTTGCCCCTGCGGGGAGCACAAGAACTATGCCCAGCACTATATCCAGCCGTTCCTCGACTCAATCAAGGAGCTTGGCATCCACTGTGACGTGCTGTGGACGCATGAGCAGTACGAGCAGGGCAAGTTCGCCGAAGTCATCGACATGGCCATCACTAAGAAGGATCTCGTGGTCCAGATTCTCAAGGAGGTCTCCGGTCGGGATGTCCCCAAGGATTTTTACCCTTACACGCCGCGATGTGAGAAGTGCGGTCGGTTGACTCATGCCAAGGTGGAGGGGTACGAGTTCCCCTTCGTCTCCTACCGCTGTGCCTGCGGCCACTCTGGGAAGGCGGACATTCGCAAGGCCGACGGCAAGATGCCATGGCGGGTCGAGTGGGCCGCCAAGTGGAAAGTGTTCGGGGTGACCTGCGAACCGTTCGGAAAGGACCATGCGGCGGCCGGGGGCTCGTATGATACCGGGGTCCGGCTGGCGAAGGAGGTCTTCGGCATCGACCCACCGCACCCTATTCCTTATGAGTTCGTGCAGCTGAAGGGAAAGGGGCAGATGCATAAGTCCACCGGCTCGACGGTCACCGGTGTGGATGCGTTGCGCATCACCCCTGCCTCAGTCATGAACTATATTGTGCTCCGGGTGAACACCAACCGCCACATCGACTACGACGCGGGGTTGGGTATCTTGGACATGGTGGACGAATACGACCGGGTTGAGAACATGTACTACTGCGGTGGCTGCGAAGAGAGGGACAAAGACCTCCTGCGGGCTTACGAGCTGTCGCAGCCCGAGGGGCCACGATCCAAGCTGCCCCTGCAGGTGCCGTATCGTCACCTCGTGTCCCTGGTCCAGATCACCGACGGTTTCGAGGGCGTGCTCTCGGTCCTCCGCCGCATGGGCGCGGTGGACGATTCGGTATCGCCGGAGGACATGGGCATCCTGAAGCAACGGGTCGATTGCGTCCGCTACTGGCTCAGCTCCTTCGCCCCCGATGAGGTCAAGTTTGCGGTATGCCAGGCGATGCCCGATTGCCAGCTGACCGAGCAGGAGAAGACCTTCCTCCGCGACCTTCTGGTGGCGATGGAGAGCGTGGAGTGGAAGGGGGAATCCATCCACGACGCCATGTACGGCTGTGCCAAGGCTGCCGCCATCGGCGCCAGGGGTGGGTTCCAGACCCTGTACCGCATCTTCTGCGACCAGAAGCAGGGGCCCAGGCTCGGGTTCTTCCTTTCTACCCTCGACCGGGACTTCGTGCTCGGTCGCATCCGGGAAGCGGGTAACTGA
- a CDS encoding preprotein translocase subunit Sec61beta — protein MPPKSKKNTGFQSAAGLIRYFDNEVDKGPVLKPWYIVGGILALVIIVSLAKVIWPV, from the coding sequence ATGCCCCCAAAGAGCAAGAAGAACACGGGATTCCAATCCGCTGCAGGCCTCATCCGATACTTTGACAATGAGGTCGACAAGGGCCCGGTATTGAAGCCTTGGTACATCGTTGGCGGGATCCTAGCTCTCGTCATCATCGTGTCCCTGGCCAAAGTCATCTGGCCTGTTTGA
- a CDS encoding inorganic diphosphatase, translated as MTMWKDLPVGRDPPNIINVIVETPKGSKNKYEVSKDYDAIVLDRVLHSSVVFPLEYGMVPRTFYEDGDAIDAMVIMSEPTFTGCIVEARPIGLLRMRDEHGGDDKVLCAATRDPRNREYHDLHNLPTHYLEEIAEFFRTYKHLEEGKNTEVLGWEGKKSGLDCILAGMDLFKRNFE; from the coding sequence ATGACCATGTGGAAAGATCTGCCGGTCGGGAGAGACCCCCCCAATATCATCAATGTGATAGTGGAGACCCCGAAGGGCAGCAAGAACAAGTATGAAGTGTCCAAGGACTATGATGCGATCGTGCTGGACAGGGTCTTGCACTCCAGCGTGGTGTTCCCTCTCGAGTACGGAATGGTTCCCCGGACGTTCTACGAGGACGGGGATGCCATCGACGCCATGGTCATCATGTCCGAACCGACTTTCACCGGTTGCATCGTCGAAGCCAGACCTATCGGTCTGCTCCGCATGCGTGACGAGCACGGTGGCGACGATAAGGTCTTGTGCGCCGCGACCAGGGATCCCCGCAATCGCGAGTATCATGACCTGCACAATCTCCCTACCCACTACCTGGAGGAGATCGCGGAGTTCTTCCGGACCTATAAGCACCTCGAGGAGGGGAAGAACACCGAGGTTCTGGGATGGGAAGGTAAGAAGTCCGGTCTGGATTGCATCCTAGCCGGGATGGACCTGTTCAAACGCAACTTCGAATAA